The following proteins are co-located in the Telopea speciosissima isolate NSW1024214 ecotype Mountain lineage chromosome 9, Tspe_v1, whole genome shotgun sequence genome:
- the LOC122639528 gene encoding DNA-directed RNA polymerase II subunit RPB7 has protein sequence MFFHIVLERNMQLHPRHFGPNLRDKLVAKLMKDVEGTCSGRHGFVVAITGVDNIGKGMIRDGTGFVTFPVKYQCVVFRPFKGEILEAVVTMVNKMGFFAEAGPVQIFVSNHLIPDDMEFQSGDVPNYTTSDGSVKIQKDSEVRLKIIGTRVDATEIFCIGTIKDDFLGVINDPGAAA, from the exons ATGTTCTTCCACATAGTGTTGGAGCGGAACATGCAGCTCCACCCTCGCCACTTTGGCCCTAATCTTCGCGACAAGCTTGTCGCTAAGCTTATGAAGGATGTTGAGGGCACTTGCAG TGGGCGTCATGGATTTGTGGTGGCAATAACTGGAGTGGATAACATCGGGAAAGGGATGATTCGTGATGGAACAGGCTTCGTAACATTTCCTGTCAAGTATCAGTGTGTCGTCTTCAGGCCTTTTAAGGGGGAGATTTTGGAAGCTGTCGTTACCATGGTCAATAAG ATGGGATTTTTCGCTGAAGCTGGTCCTGTTCAGATCTTTGTATCAAATCAT TTGATACCAGATGATATGGAGTTCCAGTCTGGAGATGTGCCAAATTATACAACTTCAGATGGATCA GTTAAGATTCAAAAAGATAGTGAGGTGCGGTTAAAGATAATTGGTACTCGTGTTGATGCTACAGAAATT TTCTGCATTGGTACAATAAAGGATGATTTCTTGGGTGTCATCAACGATCCTGGTGCAGCAGCTTAG